A section of the Rhipicephalus sanguineus isolate Rsan-2018 chromosome 11, BIME_Rsan_1.4, whole genome shotgun sequence genome encodes:
- the LOC119373390 gene encoding uncharacterized protein LOC119373390 isoform X3 — protein sequence MPSNRQFASQLTMTALTVASFTLLVVLHFGSASEQQPELNKCSVGINSFIEIANVTVKYARVSKKVEVNAVIRVNKTFGSSPALEIYVSAVDENSRSCNLSASPEELNLCDGTTRTEKKLTSEWNNECPIEAGTYNGELSFKVRPSRTAKSCLKDNPLLVTLKIRDEGTILDCVSFHVTTHR from the exons ATGCCGTCCAACAGGCAATTTGCGTCGCAGCTCACAATGACCGCACTGACCGTAGCTAGTTTTACCTTGCTGGTTGTCCTGCACTTCGGCTCGGCATCTGAGCAGCAGCCGGAGTTAAACAAGTGCTCTG TGGGCATCAACTCATTTATCGAAATCGCCAACGTCACTGTCAAGTACGCAAGAGTATCGAAGAAAGTGGAGGTTAATGCCGTGATCAGGGTGAACAAAACCTTCGGTTCCAGTCCGGCTTTGGAAATCTACGTCAGTGCTGTGGACGAGAACTCACGCTCGTGCAACCTCAGCGCTTCGCCGGA AGAGCTGAATCTCTGCGATGGAACAACGCGTACAGAAAAAAAGCTGACCTCTGAATGGAACAACGAGTGCCCCATAGAAGCAGGTACCTACAACGGTGAGCTGTCATTCAAGGTTCGACCCTCCAGAACGGCCAAGTCTTGCCTAAAG GACAACCCTCTACTTGTCACGTTGAAAATTAGGGACGAAGGCACCATTCTGGATTGCGTGTCTTTCCATGTCACCACTCATCGCTAG
- the LOC119373390 gene encoding uncharacterized protein LOC119373390 isoform X2, translating to MPSNRQFASQLTMTALTVASFTLLVVLHFGSASEQQPELNKCSDYGHTGEDHVSRQRRRSFKKAGIIAAPGGVGMRLREAAGGAVVASEGGALGELRRKSSAKQEVGINSFIEIANVTVKYARVSKKVEVNAVIRVNKTFGSSPALEIYVSAVDENSRSCNLSASPEELNLCDGTTRTEKKLTSEWNNECPIEAGTYNGELSFKVRPSRTAKSCLKDNPLLVTLKIRDEGTILDCVSFHVTTHR from the exons ATGCCGTCCAACAGGCAATTTGCGTCGCAGCTCACAATGACCGCACTGACCGTAGCTAGTTTTACCTTGCTGGTTGTCCTGCACTTCGGCTCGGCATCTGAGCAGCAGCCGGAGTTAAACAAGTGCTCTG ATTATGGGCATACTGGAGAAGATCATGTAAGCCGGCAGCGGCGGAGGAGCTTTAAAAAGGCCGGTATCATTGCAGCACCTGGCGGCGTAGGGATGCGGCTGCGGGAGGCCGCGGGAGGCGCTGTCGTCGCCAGCGAGGGCGGCGCGCTCGGCGAGTTGAGAAGGAAAAGCAGTGCTAAGCAGGAGG TGGGCATCAACTCATTTATCGAAATCGCCAACGTCACTGTCAAGTACGCAAGAGTATCGAAGAAAGTGGAGGTTAATGCCGTGATCAGGGTGAACAAAACCTTCGGTTCCAGTCCGGCTTTGGAAATCTACGTCAGTGCTGTGGACGAGAACTCACGCTCGTGCAACCTCAGCGCTTCGCCGGA AGAGCTGAATCTCTGCGATGGAACAACGCGTACAGAAAAAAAGCTGACCTCTGAATGGAACAACGAGTGCCCCATAGAAGCAGGTACCTACAACGGTGAGCTGTCATTCAAGGTTCGACCCTCCAGAACGGCCAAGTCTTGCCTAAAG GACAACCCTCTACTTGTCACGTTGAAAATTAGGGACGAAGGCACCATTCTGGATTGCGTGTCTTTCCATGTCACCACTCATCGCTAG
- the LOC119373390 gene encoding uncharacterized protein LOC119373390 isoform X1, which yields MPSNRQFASQLTMTALTVASFTLLVVLHFGSASEQQPELNKCSAFADYGHTGEDHVSRQRRRSFKKAGIIAAPGGVGMRLREAAGGAVVASEGGALGELRRKSSAKQEVGINSFIEIANVTVKYARVSKKVEVNAVIRVNKTFGSSPALEIYVSAVDENSRSCNLSASPEELNLCDGTTRTEKKLTSEWNNECPIEAGTYNGELSFKVRPSRTAKSCLKDNPLLVTLKIRDEGTILDCVSFHVTTHR from the exons ATGCCGTCCAACAGGCAATTTGCGTCGCAGCTCACAATGACCGCACTGACCGTAGCTAGTTTTACCTTGCTGGTTGTCCTGCACTTCGGCTCGGCATCTGAGCAGCAGCCGGAGTTAAACAAGTGCTCTG CGTTTGCAGATTATGGGCATACTGGAGAAGATCATGTAAGCCGGCAGCGGCGGAGGAGCTTTAAAAAGGCCGGTATCATTGCAGCACCTGGCGGCGTAGGGATGCGGCTGCGGGAGGCCGCGGGAGGCGCTGTCGTCGCCAGCGAGGGCGGCGCGCTCGGCGAGTTGAGAAGGAAAAGCAGTGCTAAGCAGGAGG TGGGCATCAACTCATTTATCGAAATCGCCAACGTCACTGTCAAGTACGCAAGAGTATCGAAGAAAGTGGAGGTTAATGCCGTGATCAGGGTGAACAAAACCTTCGGTTCCAGTCCGGCTTTGGAAATCTACGTCAGTGCTGTGGACGAGAACTCACGCTCGTGCAACCTCAGCGCTTCGCCGGA AGAGCTGAATCTCTGCGATGGAACAACGCGTACAGAAAAAAAGCTGACCTCTGAATGGAACAACGAGTGCCCCATAGAAGCAGGTACCTACAACGGTGAGCTGTCATTCAAGGTTCGACCCTCCAGAACGGCCAAGTCTTGCCTAAAG GACAACCCTCTACTTGTCACGTTGAAAATTAGGGACGAAGGCACCATTCTGGATTGCGTGTCTTTCCATGTCACCACTCATCGCTAG